One genomic region from Tachysurus fulvidraco isolate hzauxx_2018 chromosome 14, HZAU_PFXX_2.0, whole genome shotgun sequence encodes:
- the ampd2b gene encoding AMP deaminase 2 isoform X6, which produces MDGKYKEIAEELLSRTLAESEMRSAPYEFPEDSPIEQLEERRQRLERQISQDVKYEPDILLRAKQDFMKTDSAADLEYLKEQSEAQLDLYPEHELIPEREYQRVSISGEEQCGVPFTDLLDAAKCVVKALFIREKYMALSMQSFCRTTARYLTELGDRPLDLNVYQDLPETSITSDAPVHPPVSRTHPYEGLDPNSFPPDMGYSCKMIDGVVHVFTHKRNMEKAIELDLPYPDLQEYIADMNVMMALIINGPVKSFCYRRLQYLSSKFQMHILLNEMKELAAQKKVPHRDFYNIRKVDTHIHASSCMNQKHLLRFIKRAMKKYPKEIVHVEKGREQTLMEVFESMNLTAFDLSVDTLDMHADRNTFHRFDKFNSKYNPIGESILREIFIKTDNHIEGKYFGHIIKEVMEDLEESKYQNVELRLSIYGRSRDEWDKLALWAVKHRVYSDNVRWLVQVPRLFDVYHTKKQLSNFQEMLENIFMPLFEVTINPSSHPELHAFLQHVVGFDSVDDESKPEHHIFNLDSPLPANWTEEDNPPYSYYLYYTFANMTVLNHLRRSRNFNTFVLRPHCGEAGPIHHLVSGFMLSENISHGLLLRKAPVLQYLYYLAQIGIAMSPLSNNSLFLSYHRNPLPEYLSRGLMVSLSTDDPLQFHFTKEPLMEEYSIAAQVWKLSSCDMCELARNSVLMSGFSHKVKTYWLGPNNTREGPESNDIRRTNVPDIRVAYRFETLCEELNLITQAVRSEELETIEEEAPCMSTVQSAQ; this is translated from the exons ATGGATGGCAAATACAAAGAAATTGCTGAG GAGCTGTTGTCGCGCACTCTGGCTGAGAGTGAGATGCGCAGTGCTCCGTACGAGTTTCCGGAGGACAGTCCCATCGAGCAGCTGGAGGAGAGGAGGCAAAGGCTTGAGAGACAGATCAGCCAGGATGTTAA GTATGAGCCTGACATTCTTCTCCGAGCCAAGCAGGACTTTATGAAGACAGACAGTGCCGCTGACCTTGA GTATCTGAAAGAGCAGAGTGAAGCACAGCTGGATCTATATCCAGAGCATGAACTCATACCAGAGAGGGAGTACCAGAGAGTCTCCATCTCTGGAGAAGAACAATGTGGT GTTCCCTTCACAGACCTGCTGGATGCTGCTAAATGTGTGGTGAAAGCTCTGTTCATCAGAGAGAAGTACATGGCTCTGTCCATGCAGAGCTTTTGCAGGACCACTGCTCGATACTTGACAGAGCTTGGGGACAGGCCTCTGGACCTCAATGTATACCAGGATTTGCCTGAGACCTCCATAACTTCAG ATGCTCCAGTTCACCCACCGGTCTCAAGAACCCACCCTTATGAAGGTTTAGACCCAAATAGCTTTCCACCAGACATGGGCTACAGCTGCAAGATGATAGATGGTGTCGTACATGTGTTTACTCATAAGAGAAATATGGAAAA AGCCATAGAGCTGGATCTTCCCTACCCTGATCTGCAAGAGTATATAGCTGACATGAATGTCATGATGGCTCTCATCATTAACGGACCAGT AAAATCATTTTGTTATCGGCGGCTGCAATACCTGAGCTCCAAGTTTCAGATGCACATACTCTTGAATGAAATGAAGGAGTTGGCAGCTCAGAAGAAAGTTCCTCATCGGGATTTCTACAATATACGCAAG GTGGACACACATATCCATGCTTCATCCTGCATGAATCAAAAGCACCTTCTACGCTTCATTAAGAGGGCCATGAAGAAGTACCCTAAGGAGATAGTCCACGTGGAGAAAGGCCGAGAACAGACACTTATGGAGGTCTTTGAGTCAATGAATCTGACCGCTTTTGACCTCAGCGTGGACACACTCGACATGCATGCA GATCGAAACACGTTCCATCGCTTTGACAAGTTCAACTCCAAGTACAACCCAATTGGAGAGTCCATCCTCCGGgagatatttattaaaacagacaACCATATTGAAGGGAAATACTTTGGACACATTATCAAG GAGGTGATGGAGGATCTTGAGGAAAGTAAATATCAGAACGTCGAGTTGCGTCTGTCCATCTATGGCCGTTCCAGGGATGAGTGGGATAAGCTGGCACTGTGGGCCGTCAAGCACAGAGTCTACTCTGATAATGTGCGCTGGCTCGTCCAAGTGCCTCGTCTGTT TGATGTTTATCACACTAAGAAACAGCTGAGTAATTTCCAGGAGATGTTGGAAAACATCTTCATGCCTCTGTTTGAAGTCACCATCAACCCAAGCAGCCACCCAGAGCTGCATGCCTTCCTGCAACAT GTGGTTGGGTTTGACAGTGTGGATGACGAGTCCAAACCAGAGCACCACATCTTTAACCTGGACAGTCCTCTACCTGCAAACTGGACAGAGGAGGATAATCCACCATATTCTTACTATCTCTATTACACGTTTGCCAATATGACTGTGCTAAACCACCTGCGCAG GAGTAGGAACTTCAATACCTTTGTGCTGAGGCCACACTGTGGTGAAGCAGGACCAATTCACCATCTGGTGTCTGGCTTTATGCTCTCAGAGAACATTTCCCATGGCCTGCTGCTCAGGAAG GCCCCTGTACTGCAGTATCTGTATTATCTGGCTCAGATCGGCATTGCCATGTCTCCTCTGAGCAACAACAGCTTGTTCCTTAGCTACCATCGCAATCCACTGCCTGAATATCTGTCCAGGGGCCTAATGGTCTCTTTATCTACTGACGACCCTCTGCAATTTCACTTCACAAAG gAGCCATTAATGGAGGAGTACAGTATAGCTGCTCAGGTGTGGAAGTTGAGCTCGTGTGATATGTGTGAGCTGGCAAGAAACAGTGTACTTATGAGCGGTTTCTCCCACAAG GTGAAGACTTACTGGCTGGGCCCCAACAACACCAGAGAAGGTCCAGAAAGCAACGACATCCGCCGGACCAATGTCCCTGATATTCGTGTGGCATACAGATTTGAGACACTGTGCGAAGAGCTGAATCTGATCACCCAGGCAGTGAGGAGCGAGGAGCTAGAGACCATTGAAGAGGAGGCTCCATGCATGAGCACAGTGCAGAGTGCACAGTAG
- the ampd2b gene encoding AMP deaminase 2 isoform X7, giving the protein MIYICSVELLSRTLAESEMRSAPYEFPEDSPIEQLEERRQRLERQISQDVKYEPDILLRAKQDFMKTDSAADLEYLKEQSEAQLDLYPEHELIPEREYQRVSISGEEQCGVPFTDLLDAAKCVVKALFIREKYMALSMQSFCRTTARYLTELGDRPLDLNVYQDLPETSITSDAPVHPPVSRTHPYEGLDPNSFPPDMGYSCKMIDGVVHVFTHKRNMEKAIELDLPYPDLQEYIADMNVMMALIINGPVKSFCYRRLQYLSSKFQMHILLNEMKELAAQKKVPHRDFYNIRKVDTHIHASSCMNQKHLLRFIKRAMKKYPKEIVHVEKGREQTLMEVFESMNLTAFDLSVDTLDMHADRNTFHRFDKFNSKYNPIGESILREIFIKTDNHIEGKYFGHIIKEVMEDLEESKYQNVELRLSIYGRSRDEWDKLALWAVKHRVYSDNVRWLVQVPRLFDVYHTKKQLSNFQEMLENIFMPLFEVTINPSSHPELHAFLQHVVGFDSVDDESKPEHHIFNLDSPLPANWTEEDNPPYSYYLYYTFANMTVLNHLRRSRNFNTFVLRPHCGEAGPIHHLVSGFMLSENISHGLLLRKAPVLQYLYYLAQIGIAMSPLSNNSLFLSYHRNPLPEYLSRGLMVSLSTDDPLQFHFTKEPLMEEYSIAAQVWKLSSCDMCELARNSVLMSGFSHKVKTYWLGPNNTREGPESNDIRRTNVPDIRVAYRFETLCEELNLITQAVRSEELETIEEEAPCMSTVQSAQ; this is encoded by the exons ATGATTTACATCTGTTctgtg GAGCTGTTGTCGCGCACTCTGGCTGAGAGTGAGATGCGCAGTGCTCCGTACGAGTTTCCGGAGGACAGTCCCATCGAGCAGCTGGAGGAGAGGAGGCAAAGGCTTGAGAGACAGATCAGCCAGGATGTTAA GTATGAGCCTGACATTCTTCTCCGAGCCAAGCAGGACTTTATGAAGACAGACAGTGCCGCTGACCTTGA GTATCTGAAAGAGCAGAGTGAAGCACAGCTGGATCTATATCCAGAGCATGAACTCATACCAGAGAGGGAGTACCAGAGAGTCTCCATCTCTGGAGAAGAACAATGTGGT GTTCCCTTCACAGACCTGCTGGATGCTGCTAAATGTGTGGTGAAAGCTCTGTTCATCAGAGAGAAGTACATGGCTCTGTCCATGCAGAGCTTTTGCAGGACCACTGCTCGATACTTGACAGAGCTTGGGGACAGGCCTCTGGACCTCAATGTATACCAGGATTTGCCTGAGACCTCCATAACTTCAG ATGCTCCAGTTCACCCACCGGTCTCAAGAACCCACCCTTATGAAGGTTTAGACCCAAATAGCTTTCCACCAGACATGGGCTACAGCTGCAAGATGATAGATGGTGTCGTACATGTGTTTACTCATAAGAGAAATATGGAAAA AGCCATAGAGCTGGATCTTCCCTACCCTGATCTGCAAGAGTATATAGCTGACATGAATGTCATGATGGCTCTCATCATTAACGGACCAGT AAAATCATTTTGTTATCGGCGGCTGCAATACCTGAGCTCCAAGTTTCAGATGCACATACTCTTGAATGAAATGAAGGAGTTGGCAGCTCAGAAGAAAGTTCCTCATCGGGATTTCTACAATATACGCAAG GTGGACACACATATCCATGCTTCATCCTGCATGAATCAAAAGCACCTTCTACGCTTCATTAAGAGGGCCATGAAGAAGTACCCTAAGGAGATAGTCCACGTGGAGAAAGGCCGAGAACAGACACTTATGGAGGTCTTTGAGTCAATGAATCTGACCGCTTTTGACCTCAGCGTGGACACACTCGACATGCATGCA GATCGAAACACGTTCCATCGCTTTGACAAGTTCAACTCCAAGTACAACCCAATTGGAGAGTCCATCCTCCGGgagatatttattaaaacagacaACCATATTGAAGGGAAATACTTTGGACACATTATCAAG GAGGTGATGGAGGATCTTGAGGAAAGTAAATATCAGAACGTCGAGTTGCGTCTGTCCATCTATGGCCGTTCCAGGGATGAGTGGGATAAGCTGGCACTGTGGGCCGTCAAGCACAGAGTCTACTCTGATAATGTGCGCTGGCTCGTCCAAGTGCCTCGTCTGTT TGATGTTTATCACACTAAGAAACAGCTGAGTAATTTCCAGGAGATGTTGGAAAACATCTTCATGCCTCTGTTTGAAGTCACCATCAACCCAAGCAGCCACCCAGAGCTGCATGCCTTCCTGCAACAT GTGGTTGGGTTTGACAGTGTGGATGACGAGTCCAAACCAGAGCACCACATCTTTAACCTGGACAGTCCTCTACCTGCAAACTGGACAGAGGAGGATAATCCACCATATTCTTACTATCTCTATTACACGTTTGCCAATATGACTGTGCTAAACCACCTGCGCAG GAGTAGGAACTTCAATACCTTTGTGCTGAGGCCACACTGTGGTGAAGCAGGACCAATTCACCATCTGGTGTCTGGCTTTATGCTCTCAGAGAACATTTCCCATGGCCTGCTGCTCAGGAAG GCCCCTGTACTGCAGTATCTGTATTATCTGGCTCAGATCGGCATTGCCATGTCTCCTCTGAGCAACAACAGCTTGTTCCTTAGCTACCATCGCAATCCACTGCCTGAATATCTGTCCAGGGGCCTAATGGTCTCTTTATCTACTGACGACCCTCTGCAATTTCACTTCACAAAG gAGCCATTAATGGAGGAGTACAGTATAGCTGCTCAGGTGTGGAAGTTGAGCTCGTGTGATATGTGTGAGCTGGCAAGAAACAGTGTACTTATGAGCGGTTTCTCCCACAAG GTGAAGACTTACTGGCTGGGCCCCAACAACACCAGAGAAGGTCCAGAAAGCAACGACATCCGCCGGACCAATGTCCCTGATATTCGTGTGGCATACAGATTTGAGACACTGTGCGAAGAGCTGAATCTGATCACCCAGGCAGTGAGGAGCGAGGAGCTAGAGACCATTGAAGAGGAGGCTCCATGCATGAGCACAGTGCAGAGTGCACAGTAG
- the ampd2b gene encoding AMP deaminase 2 isoform X3, giving the protein MSINSKETSGRSRQVDLRGGRHLLTFQYSLPGIPVAKHGPIDLRTSMDGKYKEIAEELLSRTLAESEMRSAPYEFPEDSPIEQLEERRQRLERQISQDVKYEPDILLRAKQDFMKTDSAADLEYLKEQSEAQLDLYPEHELIPEREYQRVSISGEEQCGVPFTDLLDAAKCVVKALFIREKYMALSMQSFCRTTARYLTELGDRPLDLNVYQDLPETSITSDAPVHPPVSRTHPYEGLDPNSFPPDMGYSCKMIDGVVHVFTHKRNMEKAIELDLPYPDLQEYIADMNVMMALIINGPVKSFCYRRLQYLSSKFQMHILLNEMKELAAQKKVPHRDFYNIRKVDTHIHASSCMNQKHLLRFIKRAMKKYPKEIVHVEKGREQTLMEVFESMNLTAFDLSVDTLDMHADRNTFHRFDKFNSKYNPIGESILREIFIKTDNHIEGKYFGHIIKEVMEDLEESKYQNVELRLSIYGRSRDEWDKLALWAVKHRVYSDNVRWLVQVPRLFDVYHTKKQLSNFQEMLENIFMPLFEVTINPSSHPELHAFLQHVVGFDSVDDESKPEHHIFNLDSPLPANWTEEDNPPYSYYLYYTFANMTVLNHLRRSRNFNTFVLRPHCGEAGPIHHLVSGFMLSENISHGLLLRKAPVLQYLYYLAQIGIAMSPLSNNSLFLSYHRNPLPEYLSRGLMVSLSTDDPLQFHFTKEPLMEEYSIAAQVWKLSSCDMCELARNSVLMSGFSHKVKTYWLGPNNTREGPESNDIRRTNVPDIRVAYRFETLCEELNLITQAVRSEELETIEEEAPCMSTVQSAQ; this is encoded by the exons ATGTCTATCAATTCTAAAGAAACCTCTGGACGGTCAAGACAAG tagACCTGCGTGGTGGACGTCATCTCTTGACTTTCCAGTATTCCTTGCCTGGCATCCCAGTAGCAAAGCACGGACCGATAGACCTGCGGACTTCCATGGATGGCAAATACAAAGAAATTGCTGAG GAGCTGTTGTCGCGCACTCTGGCTGAGAGTGAGATGCGCAGTGCTCCGTACGAGTTTCCGGAGGACAGTCCCATCGAGCAGCTGGAGGAGAGGAGGCAAAGGCTTGAGAGACAGATCAGCCAGGATGTTAA GTATGAGCCTGACATTCTTCTCCGAGCCAAGCAGGACTTTATGAAGACAGACAGTGCCGCTGACCTTGA GTATCTGAAAGAGCAGAGTGAAGCACAGCTGGATCTATATCCAGAGCATGAACTCATACCAGAGAGGGAGTACCAGAGAGTCTCCATCTCTGGAGAAGAACAATGTGGT GTTCCCTTCACAGACCTGCTGGATGCTGCTAAATGTGTGGTGAAAGCTCTGTTCATCAGAGAGAAGTACATGGCTCTGTCCATGCAGAGCTTTTGCAGGACCACTGCTCGATACTTGACAGAGCTTGGGGACAGGCCTCTGGACCTCAATGTATACCAGGATTTGCCTGAGACCTCCATAACTTCAG ATGCTCCAGTTCACCCACCGGTCTCAAGAACCCACCCTTATGAAGGTTTAGACCCAAATAGCTTTCCACCAGACATGGGCTACAGCTGCAAGATGATAGATGGTGTCGTACATGTGTTTACTCATAAGAGAAATATGGAAAA AGCCATAGAGCTGGATCTTCCCTACCCTGATCTGCAAGAGTATATAGCTGACATGAATGTCATGATGGCTCTCATCATTAACGGACCAGT AAAATCATTTTGTTATCGGCGGCTGCAATACCTGAGCTCCAAGTTTCAGATGCACATACTCTTGAATGAAATGAAGGAGTTGGCAGCTCAGAAGAAAGTTCCTCATCGGGATTTCTACAATATACGCAAG GTGGACACACATATCCATGCTTCATCCTGCATGAATCAAAAGCACCTTCTACGCTTCATTAAGAGGGCCATGAAGAAGTACCCTAAGGAGATAGTCCACGTGGAGAAAGGCCGAGAACAGACACTTATGGAGGTCTTTGAGTCAATGAATCTGACCGCTTTTGACCTCAGCGTGGACACACTCGACATGCATGCA GATCGAAACACGTTCCATCGCTTTGACAAGTTCAACTCCAAGTACAACCCAATTGGAGAGTCCATCCTCCGGgagatatttattaaaacagacaACCATATTGAAGGGAAATACTTTGGACACATTATCAAG GAGGTGATGGAGGATCTTGAGGAAAGTAAATATCAGAACGTCGAGTTGCGTCTGTCCATCTATGGCCGTTCCAGGGATGAGTGGGATAAGCTGGCACTGTGGGCCGTCAAGCACAGAGTCTACTCTGATAATGTGCGCTGGCTCGTCCAAGTGCCTCGTCTGTT TGATGTTTATCACACTAAGAAACAGCTGAGTAATTTCCAGGAGATGTTGGAAAACATCTTCATGCCTCTGTTTGAAGTCACCATCAACCCAAGCAGCCACCCAGAGCTGCATGCCTTCCTGCAACAT GTGGTTGGGTTTGACAGTGTGGATGACGAGTCCAAACCAGAGCACCACATCTTTAACCTGGACAGTCCTCTACCTGCAAACTGGACAGAGGAGGATAATCCACCATATTCTTACTATCTCTATTACACGTTTGCCAATATGACTGTGCTAAACCACCTGCGCAG GAGTAGGAACTTCAATACCTTTGTGCTGAGGCCACACTGTGGTGAAGCAGGACCAATTCACCATCTGGTGTCTGGCTTTATGCTCTCAGAGAACATTTCCCATGGCCTGCTGCTCAGGAAG GCCCCTGTACTGCAGTATCTGTATTATCTGGCTCAGATCGGCATTGCCATGTCTCCTCTGAGCAACAACAGCTTGTTCCTTAGCTACCATCGCAATCCACTGCCTGAATATCTGTCCAGGGGCCTAATGGTCTCTTTATCTACTGACGACCCTCTGCAATTTCACTTCACAAAG gAGCCATTAATGGAGGAGTACAGTATAGCTGCTCAGGTGTGGAAGTTGAGCTCGTGTGATATGTGTGAGCTGGCAAGAAACAGTGTACTTATGAGCGGTTTCTCCCACAAG GTGAAGACTTACTGGCTGGGCCCCAACAACACCAGAGAAGGTCCAGAAAGCAACGACATCCGCCGGACCAATGTCCCTGATATTCGTGTGGCATACAGATTTGAGACACTGTGCGAAGAGCTGAATCTGATCACCCAGGCAGTGAGGAGCGAGGAGCTAGAGACCATTGAAGAGGAGGCTCCATGCATGAGCACAGTGCAGAGTGCACAGTAG
- the ampd2b gene encoding AMP deaminase 2 isoform X5 has product MRMGSPLSPVPLKELLSRTLAESEMRSAPYEFPEDSPIEQLEERRQRLERQISQDVKYEPDILLRAKQDFMKTDSAADLEYLKEQSEAQLDLYPEHELIPEREYQRVSISGEEQCGVPFTDLLDAAKCVVKALFIREKYMALSMQSFCRTTARYLTELGDRPLDLNVYQDLPETSITSDAPVHPPVSRTHPYEGLDPNSFPPDMGYSCKMIDGVVHVFTHKRNMEKAIELDLPYPDLQEYIADMNVMMALIINGPVKSFCYRRLQYLSSKFQMHILLNEMKELAAQKKVPHRDFYNIRKVDTHIHASSCMNQKHLLRFIKRAMKKYPKEIVHVEKGREQTLMEVFESMNLTAFDLSVDTLDMHADRNTFHRFDKFNSKYNPIGESILREIFIKTDNHIEGKYFGHIIKEVMEDLEESKYQNVELRLSIYGRSRDEWDKLALWAVKHRVYSDNVRWLVQVPRLFDVYHTKKQLSNFQEMLENIFMPLFEVTINPSSHPELHAFLQHVVGFDSVDDESKPEHHIFNLDSPLPANWTEEDNPPYSYYLYYTFANMTVLNHLRRSRNFNTFVLRPHCGEAGPIHHLVSGFMLSENISHGLLLRKAPVLQYLYYLAQIGIAMSPLSNNSLFLSYHRNPLPEYLSRGLMVSLSTDDPLQFHFTKEPLMEEYSIAAQVWKLSSCDMCELARNSVLMSGFSHKVKTYWLGPNNTREGPESNDIRRTNVPDIRVAYRFETLCEELNLITQAVRSEELETIEEEAPCMSTVQSAQ; this is encoded by the exons atgaggatgggttcccccttgagtccggttcctctcaag GAGCTGTTGTCGCGCACTCTGGCTGAGAGTGAGATGCGCAGTGCTCCGTACGAGTTTCCGGAGGACAGTCCCATCGAGCAGCTGGAGGAGAGGAGGCAAAGGCTTGAGAGACAGATCAGCCAGGATGTTAA GTATGAGCCTGACATTCTTCTCCGAGCCAAGCAGGACTTTATGAAGACAGACAGTGCCGCTGACCTTGA GTATCTGAAAGAGCAGAGTGAAGCACAGCTGGATCTATATCCAGAGCATGAACTCATACCAGAGAGGGAGTACCAGAGAGTCTCCATCTCTGGAGAAGAACAATGTGGT GTTCCCTTCACAGACCTGCTGGATGCTGCTAAATGTGTGGTGAAAGCTCTGTTCATCAGAGAGAAGTACATGGCTCTGTCCATGCAGAGCTTTTGCAGGACCACTGCTCGATACTTGACAGAGCTTGGGGACAGGCCTCTGGACCTCAATGTATACCAGGATTTGCCTGAGACCTCCATAACTTCAG ATGCTCCAGTTCACCCACCGGTCTCAAGAACCCACCCTTATGAAGGTTTAGACCCAAATAGCTTTCCACCAGACATGGGCTACAGCTGCAAGATGATAGATGGTGTCGTACATGTGTTTACTCATAAGAGAAATATGGAAAA AGCCATAGAGCTGGATCTTCCCTACCCTGATCTGCAAGAGTATATAGCTGACATGAATGTCATGATGGCTCTCATCATTAACGGACCAGT AAAATCATTTTGTTATCGGCGGCTGCAATACCTGAGCTCCAAGTTTCAGATGCACATACTCTTGAATGAAATGAAGGAGTTGGCAGCTCAGAAGAAAGTTCCTCATCGGGATTTCTACAATATACGCAAG GTGGACACACATATCCATGCTTCATCCTGCATGAATCAAAAGCACCTTCTACGCTTCATTAAGAGGGCCATGAAGAAGTACCCTAAGGAGATAGTCCACGTGGAGAAAGGCCGAGAACAGACACTTATGGAGGTCTTTGAGTCAATGAATCTGACCGCTTTTGACCTCAGCGTGGACACACTCGACATGCATGCA GATCGAAACACGTTCCATCGCTTTGACAAGTTCAACTCCAAGTACAACCCAATTGGAGAGTCCATCCTCCGGgagatatttattaaaacagacaACCATATTGAAGGGAAATACTTTGGACACATTATCAAG GAGGTGATGGAGGATCTTGAGGAAAGTAAATATCAGAACGTCGAGTTGCGTCTGTCCATCTATGGCCGTTCCAGGGATGAGTGGGATAAGCTGGCACTGTGGGCCGTCAAGCACAGAGTCTACTCTGATAATGTGCGCTGGCTCGTCCAAGTGCCTCGTCTGTT TGATGTTTATCACACTAAGAAACAGCTGAGTAATTTCCAGGAGATGTTGGAAAACATCTTCATGCCTCTGTTTGAAGTCACCATCAACCCAAGCAGCCACCCAGAGCTGCATGCCTTCCTGCAACAT GTGGTTGGGTTTGACAGTGTGGATGACGAGTCCAAACCAGAGCACCACATCTTTAACCTGGACAGTCCTCTACCTGCAAACTGGACAGAGGAGGATAATCCACCATATTCTTACTATCTCTATTACACGTTTGCCAATATGACTGTGCTAAACCACCTGCGCAG GAGTAGGAACTTCAATACCTTTGTGCTGAGGCCACACTGTGGTGAAGCAGGACCAATTCACCATCTGGTGTCTGGCTTTATGCTCTCAGAGAACATTTCCCATGGCCTGCTGCTCAGGAAG GCCCCTGTACTGCAGTATCTGTATTATCTGGCTCAGATCGGCATTGCCATGTCTCCTCTGAGCAACAACAGCTTGTTCCTTAGCTACCATCGCAATCCACTGCCTGAATATCTGTCCAGGGGCCTAATGGTCTCTTTATCTACTGACGACCCTCTGCAATTTCACTTCACAAAG gAGCCATTAATGGAGGAGTACAGTATAGCTGCTCAGGTGTGGAAGTTGAGCTCGTGTGATATGTGTGAGCTGGCAAGAAACAGTGTACTTATGAGCGGTTTCTCCCACAAG GTGAAGACTTACTGGCTGGGCCCCAACAACACCAGAGAAGGTCCAGAAAGCAACGACATCCGCCGGACCAATGTCCCTGATATTCGTGTGGCATACAGATTTGAGACACTGTGCGAAGAGCTGAATCTGATCACCCAGGCAGTGAGGAGCGAGGAGCTAGAGACCATTGAAGAGGAGGCTCCATGCATGAGCACAGTGCAGAGTGCACAGTAG